CGTCGACGGCGACCTGATCACGGGCCGCGGGCCGGAATCCTCCCGGGCAGCAGCCGAGACCTTGCTCGAAGAACTCGGTCAGTAAGAACGCGATCGGTCGTTCGCACTGGAGATGATGGTCGTCGAAGTGTATCTATTTTGACGTCGATCTCGTCGATGGAAACCCGCTTAAGGGAGTACGTTATCGTTCTGGACGATGAAACGACGGACGGTCCTGGGCGCCGGTGGGGCGCTCGCCGCTGGGGTGGTCACGGTCGCGGCCGCCGCGAGTCAGACGATGCGTGATGATACGTTCGTTTCGGCGGCTCGAGCGCCGTCTGCGGCGGACGACGTCGAACGGGAGACGGAGCGCCTCCTCCCCGGAACCGAGCACGAGACGCCGCTGCACGCAATCGACGCGTCGGAAGATGGCCCGACGGTGATGGTGTTCGGCGGGATCCACGGCGACGAGTATAACGGCATCGACATCGCCAACGAGATGGTCGACTGGAACCCCGAGGCGGGGACAGTCGTCGTCGTTCCCGAGGCGAACCGCGTCGCCGTCGAGAACGAACAGCGAGAAGGCATCGACGGGGATCTCAACCGGATGTTTCCGCTGGATCGCGAACCGATAACTGACCTCGCTCGCGGCATCTGGGACGCCGTCGAACGCCACGACCCCGACGTCGTGCTCGATCTGCACCGATCGCTCGGCATCTACGGGCTCCACGACCGGTACGTCGGCCAGGCGGTTTTCCACACGCCTGACGCCCACGGTGACGAACTCGCGGCGTCCCTCAACGAGGACCTCGTTCCCTGGTACATGCCCGCTCACCGGTTCGTGGCCATGGAGAGCACCCAACCGAGTCCGCTTCTGTTCAAGAAGGCAGCGCACGAACTGGGGTCGACCGCTTACCTCTTCGAGACGACCCGCTTCATGCTCGACCGATCCACGAAAAACGCGTTCACGCGGGCGGCGGCGGCCCGCGTTCTCGCGCTACACGGCCTGCTCGAGACGGACGCGGACACGGACACGGAGGTGGCCCAATGACCCCCACCCCCCGACGCATCCTGACGGCCCCGGTGACCATCGGCACGTTTCTCCTCCTGGTCGTTCCGTTCGGCCTCGGCTGGCTCAAGACAGCCCTGTTCTCCCCACTCGCGCTTCCCGGTTACATCATTTACACCATCGGCACAGCGATCGGCCACAAGCTCGCGCCACGCTTCGAGTTCTGGGTCTACTGGATCCCATTCGTCTTCGGGTGTTATGGAATCGCGGTCGCCGTCGGTACCGCCTACGAGTGGGTACACGCCTGGATCGACAGATAGTCGCAGCTCTCCAAACGGATTCGCCAGGGCTGGCAGGAATCACGCCCTTTTTACCCGACGACGGGGAAAAGCCGGTATGAGCTTCGACGAAGACGACCGCGTCGTCTTGCACGACAAGCACAGCGAGTTCGACGGCGAAACCGGCACCGTCACCCAGACGATGGAGTCGATGTTCGGCGACACGACCTACACCATCAGCTTCGAGGACGGCCAGGAGGCCGGTGTTCCGGAGGACGCCCTCGAGGTGGCCGACGACGAGGACGCCCTCCAGGACGAAAACGAAGACGAAAGCGAAGACGAAGACGCCGCGTAATCTGCCTGCCCCAGTAGCACGTCTCACCACTGCCCGTCTGACTTCGACTCGAGGACACGCCGATGCCACAGATTCCGCTTCACTACGTCGACTTGCGAACGTTCTGTTACGCCACCGAAGACGACAAGCGCGTCGAGGCGGCGCTGAGACGCTTCCTCCCCGAGGAGTTCGAGATCGAACGCGTCGAGAGTGAGGGGCACTATGGGGACCGTATCCTCGTTCTCTCCGCCCGCGTCGAAAACGCCGACGACGTCCGCCACGTTCTCGCCCAGTTGACCGACCTCGAGACGTTCGACCGACTGCTTGCGGAACTCGACGACCGCGTCACCGACAACTGCGAACTGTTTCTCCGACTGGACAAGCAAGCCGCGTTCGGCGGGGACGTCCGACTCGGCGAGGGGATCACGTTCCGCGCGAAAGTCGAGGCCTATCCGGCGAAGAAGCCACAGGCCGTCGAAAACGCTGAAACGGTGCTCGAGGAGCTGGCGGGCGATGCTGCCAAGGAGTGACTATCGATGGATGTGACGGATAACGAGTTACAGCAACGAGGGTAACGGCTAATGGCCAACGAACGATGGGAACGAGGGTAACGGCTAACAGGTAACGAGTAACGGGCAACGACTAACAGGTAACGAGTAACGGGCAACGACTAACAGGTAACGAGTAACGGGCAACGAGTAACTAACAACAAGTAACGAGTCACGAATAACTAACAACAAGTAACGAGTCACGAGCACCGAGACGCCACCGGTTACCGCTCGTCGCCCGAAACGTCTTCTGCCTGACGGACCGTCAACACCGGCGCATCGGAGAGTCGAACCACCTTCTCGGCCACGCTCCCGATCAGGTACCGATCCAGCCCGGTTCGCCCGTGCGTCCCCATCACGATCATATCGATCCCCTGACCTTCGGCGTACTCGAGAATCTTCGTGTGGGGACTGCCGCGCTCGAGCGTAGTGATAACCGGCTCGACGCCAGCCCGGGCAGCCTCGCCGGAGACGTCCTCTAGGACCGAGTCGCCGACGGTCTCGAACTGCTCGACGATGGGACCGGTTTCGACATCGCCCGCGAAGACGGCCTTGTCGATCACGTAGAGGACGTGTAACGCAGCATCGTACTGGTTCGCGAGGTCGATAGCGTGCTCGAGGGCGCGAGCCGTCGTCTCGCTGCCATCGGTGGGGAGGAGGATTCGCTCGTACATCGCTGTAAGTCGGGTGTTCGAGGCCCACGGTCAAATAGTATGTGCTGGTTCCCGTTCCTGGCACCAACCGTCGTCACCCCAGCAGAGCGGGACCGACGCCGTGTCAGGGTTCGCCGTGAGAGACCCCCTCGCGTCGGTCGGCCTGGAGACGTCGCACCGCCGCCCGCGCGTTGCCCGCCTCGTAGCCGAAGATGACGTCGGTGCCGTAGTGACCGGCAACCTCGGCCGCCCGACAGAGGTTTTCGAGGTCGATGTCCACTGCGTAGAGTTCGATGCTGAACGGCGTCTCGAGCGCGCTCTCGAACCCACTGGCGATCGTCTCCAGCCAGTAGGTCGTCGTGTACCCCATGTCGTAGAGGGGGACGACGAACTCGTCGACGTGAGGCTCGAGGGCCGCGATGTCGAGCCCGGATCGCTCGGAGAGGTGTCCTGGATAGGGGTCGGGATACAGCGTCAGGTAGACTCGACCGGGGATGCGATCAGCCGCCGCCTCGACGAACTCGGTGATGACGTCGGCCCGCCAGGCGAATCGGTCCTCGAACTCGCTCTCGGCGAAGCGTCGTTCGCACACTTCGCATCGACAGTACTCCGGGCGCGGGAAGCCGACGTCGTCGAGTCGAACGTCCTCGTTCACGGCGACGCAGTCGTCGATGATCTCGAAGAGCCCCTCCTGGTACTCGGTTCGCGAGGGGCAGATGTAGGCCCAGTCGAAGTAGGGTCGGTCTCGCGTGGCGGGACGGCCCTCGTCGTCGACGGGGACGAGCGAGGGGTCGGCGTCGGCCGCCGCGTTGTCGCCGAAACAGGAGACCATGTTCACTGCGTCGGGGAGCGGTTCGGCGGACCGGCCGGTCACGTCCTTGACTTCGTAGAATGCCCGGCCGAAGTCGTCCCACGCGACTTCGTCGGGGTTTCGCGTCACGACGCCGTACATGGGCGGCGATAGGACGTCGAGACGGTAAGCGGTTCTGATTCGTTCGGTGTGCGTATCTACTCGGTCGGTTCGTACTCGACGTCGACCTCGGACGTGCTGAAGACGACTTTCCAGAGAACGACGACGGCGACCAGGACGAGCAGGAATTTGATCGTACGCGACATGTACGAGTAGAGAATCAATCGCCTAACACTTAGAGATTCTGGATAGTCTCGGAAATCGGACGAGAAATCCGTTCGTCACCTACCGCGAGTCGATCAGGTCGGCGATTTCGTCGCGAACAATCGTTTCGCAGTACGAACAGCGAACCCCGTCCTCGAGAACGTCGAAGCGAGAGGTGACGGGTTCGTTCTCGGTCGTGATACAGGTCGCGTTCGGGCAGGTGAGCACGCCCTCGACCTCCTCGGGTCGTTCGACGCGATGTTTACTCGCCACCTCGTAGTCTCGCACGATGTTGATCGTCGCGTCGGGCGCGATTAGCGAGATTACATCGACTTCCTCCTGGCTCAGCTCGCGGCCCTCGACCTTCACGATGTCCTTGCGGGCGAGGCGATCGGAGGGAACGTTGATCCCGACGGAGACCTCCTCGTCCTGGCTACCGTCGATCCCGAGGATTGCGAGGACGTTCAGCGCCTGGCCGGCCCGCACGTGGTCGATGACGGTGCCGTTTCTGATTTTGCTGACGCGGAGTTCGTGGTCGTGGTCGGGATCGTGGTCGTGATCGTGATCGTGGTCGTGGTCGTGACTGTGATCGTGATTATCGCTCATCGAGAGTCACCTCCGAGGAGGCTGTCGAGGAGCGCCATTCGAACCGGCACCCCGTTGTGAGCCTGTTCGAAGTACGCCGCGTGGTCGGTGTCGTCGATCTCGGCCGCGATCTCGTCGACCCGCGGGAGCGGGTGCATCACGGTGAGGTCGTCGCTCGCGCCCTCGAGCGTCTCGAGGTCGATCTGGTACTCGCCGGCGATTCGCTGGTACTCGTTTTCGTCCGGGAACCGCTCGCGCTGGATACGGGTCACGTAGAGCACGTCCAGGGAGGCGAGGACCTCCTCGAGGCTTTCGTGTTCGCGCACGGACGCCCCCTCCTGGTGGAGGTCGTAGACGACCTCCCGCGGCAGTTGCAGACTCTCCGGGCTAATGAAGTGCTGGTGGGCGTCGAAGTTCGACAGCGCGTAGGCCAGCGAGTGGACCGTCCGTCCGTACTTCAGGTCGCCCATGATGCCGATCGAGAGGTCGTCGAGGCCGGCGTTTTCCCGAATCGTGTAGAGATCGAGAAGCGTCTGTGTCGGGTGGTGGCCCGCCCCGTCACCGGCGTTGATGAGCGGGACGTCGACGAACTCGCTCGCCATCTTCGCAGAGCCCTGACTGGGGTGGCGAACGACGATGGCGTCGGCGTACCCCTCGATGACGCGGACGGTGTCGGCGAGCGTCTCCCCTTTCTTGACGCTCGAGGATTCGACGGATCCCATGTCGACAACGTCCCCGCCGAGGCGTTTCATTGCCGTCTCGAAGCTCATTTTCGTCCGAGTGCTCGGTTCGAAAAAGAGCAGGCCGAGAAGCGTCCCCTCGTGGTTTCCGGCGACGGCGTCCGGATCGGCGTCGATCTCGGCGGCCCGGTCCAGGACGGCCTCGATGTCCTCCCGCGTGAGGTGTTTACTCGTGATGAGGTGATCGTGGCGCATCTACTCGAGATGGCACGCGCGGGCCTCTTGAATCTCCCCATCCCCGTTCGCCGTCCCTGGTCGTCACCCGTTTCTTTATCTCCATTCGCCCCCCCCCCCCGCTCGCCGTCCGTTCGTTCCGAGGTACCGACTCCAAACTCGATCGCTTCCCACCGTAGAATTAGAACGTCTTCCGCCCCTCGTCCGTGATCACGCTCTCGAGGAGGGCGACGGGGGTCGCGTCGTATGCGGGATTCTCGATCGAGAACCCCTCCGCCGGCTCGGCCATGACCTCGACGGGCGTCCGGTACTCGTTCTCGAAGGCGAAGCCCTCGGAGACGATCTTCGCGGCGGAGCCGAGCACCGTGACCGGCACCTCGAGCTGGGCCGCCGTCGACGCGATGGGGAAGGTCCCCACACGGTTGTAGAGGGAGTCGTCGACGATGCAGTCCATGCCGATGAGCACGCGCGTACACTCGGGCAGGTAGTGGCCGTGGGCGCTGTCGGTGATCAGGGTCACGTCGAGGCCCGGAAGCGTCGCCAGTCGCCGGGCCGTCTTGCGACCGATGTAGCGCGGCCGGGCCTCGGTGACGTACACATCGAAGCTCATCCCGCGCTCGGTGGCCAGCTCGAGGGCCTCGATGACTGTCGAGGAGAAGTCGTGGGTCAGGATCGTCTCGCCGTCTGATAGGTACTCGATGGCGTTCTCGGCGGCTCGGGTCTTCCCGGACTCGACGCGAGCGACGACGTCCTCGATGGCCGTCTCGGTGAACGTCTTGGCCTCCGAGACGGTGTCGGGGTTGGCGTCTTCGACCTGGTGGACGACCTCGCGGACCGCGTTCTGGAGCGAG
This region of Natronosalvus halobius genomic DNA includes:
- a CDS encoding DUF1918 domain-containing protein encodes the protein MSFDEDDRVVLHDKHSEFDGETGTVTQTMESMFGDTTYTISFEDGQEAGVPEDALEVADDEDALQDENEDESEDEDAA
- a CDS encoding RNA-binding protein, encoding MPQIPLHYVDLRTFCYATEDDKRVEAALRRFLPEEFEIERVESEGHYGDRILVLSARVENADDVRHVLAQLTDLETFDRLLAELDDRVTDNCELFLRLDKQAAFGGDVRLGEGITFRAKVEAYPAKKPQAVENAETVLEELAGDAAKE
- a CDS encoding universal stress protein, whose translation is MYERILLPTDGSETTARALEHAIDLANQYDAALHVLYVIDKAVFAGDVETGPIVEQFETVGDSVLEDVSGEAARAGVEPVITTLERGSPHTKILEYAEGQGIDMIVMGTHGRTGLDRYLIGSVAEKVVRLSDAPVLTVRQAEDVSGDER
- a CDS encoding translation initiation factor eIF-2B → MIDETAEEIKEMQTHSSSVVAIKATRALTDLLEREFATVEEYVRDLDRNATALRRANPSHASLQNAVREVVHQVEDANPDTVSEAKTFTETAIEDVVARVESGKTRAAENAIEYLSDGETILTHDFSSTVIEALELATERGMSFDVYVTEARPRYIGRKTARRLATLPGLDVTLITDSAHGHYLPECTRVLIGMDCIVDDSLYNRVGTFPIASTAAQLEVPVTVLGSAAKIVSEGFAFENEYRTPVEVMAEPAEGFSIENPAYDATPVALLESVITDEGRKTF
- the pyrB gene encoding aspartate carbamoyltransferase translates to MRHDHLITSKHLTREDIEAVLDRAAEIDADPDAVAGNHEGTLLGLLFFEPSTRTKMSFETAMKRLGGDVVDMGSVESSSVKKGETLADTVRVIEGYADAIVVRHPSQGSAKMASEFVDVPLINAGDGAGHHPTQTLLDLYTIRENAGLDDLSIGIMGDLKYGRTVHSLAYALSNFDAHQHFISPESLQLPREVVYDLHQEGASVREHESLEEVLASLDVLYVTRIQRERFPDENEYQRIAGEYQIDLETLEGASDDLTVMHPLPRVDEIAAEIDDTDHAAYFEQAHNGVPVRMALLDSLLGGDSR
- a CDS encoding succinylglutamate desuccinylase/aspartoacylase family protein, giving the protein MKRRTVLGAGGALAAGVVTVAAAASQTMRDDTFVSAARAPSAADDVERETERLLPGTEHETPLHAIDASEDGPTVMVFGGIHGDEYNGIDIANEMVDWNPEAGTVVVVPEANRVAVENEQREGIDGDLNRMFPLDREPITDLARGIWDAVERHDPDVVLDLHRSLGIYGLHDRYVGQAVFHTPDAHGDELAASLNEDLVPWYMPAHRFVAMESTQPSPLLFKKAAHELGSTAYLFETTRFMLDRSTKNAFTRAAAARVLALHGLLETDADTDTEVAQ
- the pyrI gene encoding aspartate carbamoyltransferase regulatory subunit — translated: MSDNHDHSHDHDHDHDHDHDPDHDHELRVSKIRNGTVIDHVRAGQALNVLAILGIDGSQDEEVSVGINVPSDRLARKDIVKVEGRELSQEEVDVISLIAPDATINIVRDYEVASKHRVERPEEVEGVLTCPNATCITTENEPVTSRFDVLEDGVRCSYCETIVRDEIADLIDSR